A single window of Pseudomonas lutea DNA harbors:
- a CDS encoding response regulator: MHVLLCEDDDLIASGIVAGLDAQGFTVDRVATASSARAMLSAAHFDVMILDLGLPDQDGLKLLRQLRQEGVELPVLILTARDTVTDRVDGLQAGADDYLLKPFDLRELSARLHTLVRRMAGRSVNVIEHGVLSYDPSSRETRLAGQPVDLSRREQALLQALLNNSGRVLSGEQLKDCIYGFGDEVESNALNVHIHHLRRKLGGGIIETVRGLGYRLGPAGPDSGPAA, translated from the coding sequence ATGCACGTACTGCTTTGTGAAGACGACGACCTGATTGCCAGCGGCATTGTTGCCGGGCTCGATGCCCAGGGCTTCACGGTGGATCGTGTCGCCACCGCCTCGTCCGCTCGGGCCATGCTGTCCGCCGCGCATTTCGACGTCATGATTCTGGACCTGGGCCTGCCCGATCAGGATGGGCTGAAGCTGCTGCGTCAGTTGCGCCAGGAGGGCGTTGAGCTGCCGGTGCTGATTCTGACCGCGCGCGATACCGTCACAGATCGCGTGGATGGCTTGCAGGCCGGCGCGGACGACTACCTGCTCAAGCCCTTCGACCTGCGCGAGCTCAGCGCACGCCTGCACACGCTGGTGCGACGCATGGCCGGGCGCAGCGTCAACGTGATCGAGCATGGCGTGCTCAGCTATGACCCGAGCAGCCGGGAAACGCGACTCGCAGGCCAGCCGGTCGATCTGTCGCGGCGCGAGCAGGCATTGCTGCAGGCGCTCTTGAACAACAGCGGTCGGGTTCTTTCCGGCGAGCAGTTGAAGGACTGCATCTATGGCTTCGGCGACGAAGTGGAAAGCAACGCGCTCAACGTTCACATTCATCATCTGCGCCGAAAATTGGGCGGCGGCATTATAGAAACCGTCCGTGGCCTGGGTTATCGCCTCGGGCCGGCCGGTCCTGATTCGGGTCCTGCAGCATGA
- a CDS encoding TetR/AcrR family transcriptional regulator, which produces MRYAEDHKAQTHQRILHEAAARFRRDGIGATGLQPLMKALGLTHGGFYAHFKSKDDLVEKSLRCAVDQLHAARAEKLAEDSSTKAFIDMYLSIAHRDHPEQGCPLPTMASELGQRGQPSEITDELMQRMLATLEAGMPANDQSSDKSVMLMSGLVGAMVLARSAKDPALAERILQTTREQLKALAEG; this is translated from the coding sequence ATGCGTTACGCCGAAGATCACAAAGCCCAGACCCACCAGCGCATTCTGCATGAGGCGGCCGCGCGCTTTCGTCGTGACGGCATCGGCGCCACCGGTCTGCAGCCGCTGATGAAGGCGCTGGGTCTGACCCACGGTGGTTTTTACGCCCACTTCAAATCCAAGGACGATCTGGTCGAAAAATCACTGCGCTGCGCCGTGGATCAACTGCACGCTGCACGCGCCGAGAAACTGGCTGAAGACAGCTCCACCAAGGCCTTCATCGACATGTACCTGTCGATTGCTCATCGCGACCATCCGGAACAGGGCTGCCCACTGCCCACCATGGCCTCCGAGCTGGGCCAGCGTGGGCAGCCGAGCGAGATTACCGACGAACTGATGCAGCGCATGCTGGCAACACTTGAAGCCGGGATGCCGGCCAATGACCAGAGCAGCGACAAGAGCGTGATGCTCATGTCCGGCCTGGTGGGGGCAATGGTGCTGGCCCGCAGCGCGAAAGACCCGGCACTGGCCGAGCGAATCCTGCAGACCACCCGCGAGCAGCTCAAGGCTCTGGCCGAAGGCTGA
- the fabF gene encoding beta-ketoacyl-ACP synthase II, with translation MSERRIVVTGMGLVTPLGSGVEAVWRRLLEGRSGIVQLPEQTVADLPGKVGGPVPTLEEDPQAGFDADAAAPPKEQKKMDRFILFALGAAQEAVSQAGWAPSTEEERERTATIIGAGVGGFGAIAEAVRITDTRGPRRLSPFTIPSFLVNLAAGHVSIRHGFKGPLGAPVTACAAGVQAIGDAARLIRNGEADVAICGGAEACIDRVALGGFAAARALSSGFNETPARASRPFDRDRDGFVMGEGAGIIVIETLEHALARGATPIVELVGYGTSADAYHLTAGPEDGSGARRAMQAAIRQAGIQPADIQHVNAHATSTPVGDKGEMAAIKTVFGDQNGVAVTSTKSATGHLLGAAGGIEAIFTALAIRDQIAPMTLNLENPDEAAEGIDIVHGEARPMQIEYALSNGFGFGGVNASVLFRRWHP, from the coding sequence ATGAGCGAGCGTCGCATCGTAGTGACGGGAATGGGGCTGGTAACGCCATTGGGATCGGGTGTCGAGGCGGTATGGCGGCGGTTGCTGGAAGGTCGCTCCGGCATCGTGCAGTTGCCCGAGCAGACGGTGGCGGACCTACCCGGCAAGGTGGGCGGTCCGGTGCCCACTCTTGAAGAGGACCCGCAAGCCGGTTTCGACGCCGACGCCGCCGCGCCGCCCAAAGAGCAGAAGAAGATGGACCGCTTTATTCTGTTTGCGCTGGGCGCCGCGCAGGAGGCTGTATCTCAGGCGGGCTGGGCGCCATCGACCGAAGAAGAGCGCGAACGTACCGCGACCATCATCGGTGCGGGTGTCGGCGGATTCGGTGCTATCGCCGAGGCCGTCCGCATCACCGACACACGGGGGCCGCGGCGGTTGTCGCCCTTTACCATCCCGTCGTTCCTGGTCAATCTGGCGGCCGGCCATGTGTCGATCCGGCATGGCTTCAAAGGCCCGCTTGGCGCGCCGGTGACTGCCTGTGCCGCCGGTGTCCAGGCCATTGGCGATGCCGCGCGGTTGATCCGCAACGGTGAAGCAGACGTGGCCATCTGCGGCGGTGCCGAGGCCTGTATCGATCGCGTCGCCCTGGGCGGGTTCGCTGCTGCACGGGCGCTGTCCAGCGGCTTTAACGAGACGCCTGCGCGTGCTTCGCGGCCTTTCGACCGTGATCGCGACGGGTTTGTCATGGGCGAGGGCGCGGGGATCATCGTCATCGAGACGCTGGAGCATGCGCTCGCACGGGGTGCCACGCCGATTGTCGAGCTGGTGGGCTATGGCACCAGCGCAGACGCTTATCACCTGACCGCCGGGCCTGAAGACGGCAGCGGCGCGCGTCGGGCAATGCAGGCGGCGATTCGTCAGGCCGGTATTCAGCCCGCCGATATCCAGCACGTCAATGCCCATGCGACGTCTACGCCAGTGGGCGACAAGGGTGAAATGGCGGCGATCAAAACCGTGTTTGGTGATCAGAATGGCGTGGCGGTGACCTCAACCAAATCGGCGACCGGACACCTGCTCGGCGCAGCCGGCGGCATTGAGGCGATTTTCACGGCATTGGCCATACGCGATCAGATCGCCCCCATGACGCTCAATCTGGAGAACCCGGACGAGGCGGCGGAGGGTATCGACATCGTTCACGGTGAAGCACGCCCGATGCAGATCGAATATGCACTGTCGAACGGCTTCGGTTTCGGCGGTGTAAACGCCAGCGTGCTGTTCCGTCGCTGGCATCCCTGA
- a CDS encoding SDR family NAD(P)-dependent oxidoreductase codes for MSTQTQGKAVITGASSGIGFTYADRLAQRGFDLILVARDQARLEALATDLRARHAVQVEVVKADLTQPDDVSALEQRLRSDASITLLLNNAGVASSTPLAEADLNEVDRLIQLNVVALTHLASAAAAGFAARGNGTIINIASVVPMLPERFNAVYTASKAYVLSLTQSLATELSEKGVRVQAVMPGATRTEIWERAGMDINAFPPEMVMDVDEMVDAALAGFDQQELVTIPSLPDAADWQAFTQARLALGPNLSLQHAAQRYKTADA; via the coding sequence ATGAGCACTCAGACCCAAGGCAAGGCTGTAATCACCGGCGCATCGTCCGGTATCGGTTTCACCTACGCGGACCGCCTGGCGCAGCGCGGATTCGATCTGATACTGGTTGCGCGCGACCAGGCACGGCTGGAAGCCCTGGCGACTGATCTGCGGGCCAGGCATGCGGTTCAGGTGGAGGTCGTGAAAGCCGATCTGACTCAGCCTGATGACGTCAGCGCTCTCGAACAACGGCTGCGCTCGGATGCTTCAATCACCTTGCTGCTCAACAACGCCGGCGTGGCATCGAGCACTCCGCTGGCCGAGGCCGATCTGAACGAAGTGGATCGCCTGATTCAGCTCAACGTTGTCGCGCTGACGCACTTGGCATCGGCGGCAGCCGCCGGTTTTGCGGCGCGTGGCAACGGGACAATCATCAATATAGCGTCCGTCGTGCCCATGCTGCCGGAGCGGTTCAATGCGGTGTACACCGCCAGCAAGGCCTACGTACTGAGCTTGACCCAATCTTTAGCGACTGAACTAAGCGAGAAGGGCGTACGGGTTCAAGCGGTGATGCCCGGCGCGACCCGGACTGAAATCTGGGAGCGCGCGGGTATGGACATCAATGCTTTCCCGCCGGAGATGGTGATGGACGTTGACGAAATGGTCGACGCTGCCCTTGCCGGGTTTGATCAGCAAGAGCTGGTGACCATTCCGTCGCTGCCTGATGCTGCCGATTGGCAGGCCTTCACCCAGGCGCGCCTGGCATTGGGCCCGAATCTGTCGCTGCAGCATGCCGCGCAGCGTTATAAAACCGCGGACGCGTGA
- a CDS encoding ComEA family DNA-binding protein: protein MRTSYLSSLIFALLASTSLAVTAAPAAVPSAEVSKSAIAAPPVGQSAKVNLNSASAEILQKELSGVGAAKANAIVAYREEHGGFTAVDELIEVKGIGKALLDKNRDKLSID from the coding sequence ATGCGTACTTCTTACCTGTCCTCACTGATCTTCGCATTGCTGGCGAGCACTTCCCTCGCCGTGACGGCCGCGCCCGCTGCTGTTCCTTCGGCAGAGGTCAGCAAATCCGCCATCGCCGCCCCACCAGTCGGGCAGAGTGCCAAGGTCAATCTCAACTCGGCCAGCGCGGAAATCCTCCAGAAAGAACTGTCCGGCGTCGGTGCCGCCAAGGCCAACGCAATCGTCGCGTACCGTGAAGAACATGGCGGCTTTACGGCGGTCGACGAGTTAATCGAAGTCAAGGGCATCGGCAAGGCGCTCCTGGACAAAAACCGCGACAAGCTCTCCATTGACTGA
- a CDS encoding polysaccharide biosynthesis protein, with protein sequence MEKLRTSLLALPRRHKRIMQVAADVCLIWFALWMAFVVRLGIDDLINPLEIHTWLFASAPVVAIPLFIRFGMYRAVMRYFGNDALIAIIKAVSLSALILGIVVYLYSNHQHVVPRSVMFNYWWLSMVMIGGLRLAMRQYFLGDWFSAARHVPFATRDDGLPKVAIYGAGAAGNQLVAALRMGRSMRPVAFIDDDDSISNRVISGLQVYKPKHIQQMIDVTGAQEILLAIPSSARARRREILGFLEGFPLHVRSVPNFSDLAAGRVKVDDLQEVDIADLLGRDAVPAQEELLEHCIKNQCVLVTGAGGSIGSELCRQILLLKPTTLLLLDHSEFNLYTILTELERRVARESLKVKVLPILGSIRNHAKLLDVMKTWQVNTVYHAAAYKHVPMVEHNIAEGVFNNVVGTLNAAQAALQAGVANFVLISTDKAVRPTNVMGSTKRLAELTLQALSRETAPVMFGDRSNVHQVNKTRFIMVRFGNVLGSSGSVIPLFHQQIKSGGPLTVTHPKITRYFMTIPEAAQLVIQAGSMGQGGDVFVLDMGEPVRIIELAEKMVHLSGLSIRSEHNPQGDIAIEFTGLRPGEKLYEELLIGNNVAATRHPMIMSAQEDFLSWDVFKQSLSQLVKALDDDDYDRVRQILADTVSGYAPEGEIVDWIHQQRRREP encoded by the coding sequence ATGGAAAAACTACGCACTTCGTTGCTGGCCTTGCCTCGCCGGCACAAGCGGATCATGCAGGTCGCCGCAGACGTCTGTCTGATCTGGTTCGCGTTGTGGATGGCGTTTGTGGTGCGTCTGGGCATCGATGACCTCATCAATCCTCTTGAAATCCACACCTGGCTGTTCGCAAGCGCGCCAGTGGTAGCGATCCCCTTGTTCATCCGTTTCGGCATGTACCGTGCGGTGATGCGCTACTTCGGCAATGACGCGCTGATTGCGATCATCAAGGCGGTCAGCCTCTCGGCGTTGATTCTCGGCATCGTGGTCTACCTCTACAGTAACCATCAGCATGTCGTGCCGCGCTCGGTCATGTTCAATTACTGGTGGCTGAGCATGGTGATGATCGGCGGTCTTCGCCTGGCCATGCGACAGTACTTTCTCGGCGACTGGTTCTCCGCCGCCCGTCATGTGCCCTTTGCAACCCGCGACGATGGCCTGCCCAAAGTGGCGATCTATGGGGCCGGCGCTGCAGGGAACCAACTGGTGGCGGCGTTGCGCATGGGGCGGTCCATGCGCCCAGTCGCGTTTATCGATGACGATGACTCGATCTCCAATCGAGTGATTTCGGGCCTGCAGGTCTACAAGCCCAAGCACATTCAGCAAATGATCGATGTCACGGGTGCGCAGGAGATTCTGCTGGCCATCCCGTCGTCCGCGCGGGCGCGCCGCAGGGAAATCCTCGGCTTTTTGGAGGGCTTCCCGCTGCACGTTCGCAGCGTTCCGAACTTCTCTGACCTGGCGGCGGGTCGCGTGAAAGTCGACGATCTGCAGGAGGTCGACATTGCCGACCTGCTGGGGCGTGACGCGGTGCCTGCGCAGGAGGAACTGCTCGAACACTGCATCAAGAACCAGTGCGTGCTGGTGACCGGGGCGGGCGGTTCGATTGGCTCGGAGCTGTGCCGGCAGATACTGCTGCTCAAGCCAACCACGTTGTTGCTGCTCGACCACAGTGAATTCAACCTCTACACGATCCTCACGGAGCTGGAGCGGCGTGTTGCCCGTGAGTCGCTCAAGGTCAAGGTGCTGCCGATTCTCGGCTCGATCCGCAACCACGCCAAGTTGCTGGATGTGATGAAGACCTGGCAGGTCAACACCGTCTACCACGCTGCGGCGTACAAACACGTGCCGATGGTCGAGCACAACATCGCCGAGGGCGTGTTCAATAACGTTGTGGGCACGCTCAACGCCGCCCAGGCTGCATTGCAGGCGGGTGTGGCCAACTTTGTGCTGATCTCCACCGACAAGGCGGTGCGCCCGACCAATGTCATGGGCAGCACCAAGCGCCTGGCCGAACTGACGTTGCAAGCGCTGAGCCGCGAGACGGCGCCGGTCATGTTCGGCGACCGCTCCAATGTGCATCAGGTCAACAAGACCCGGTTCATCATGGTGCGTTTCGGCAACGTGCTGGGTTCGTCCGGCTCGGTGATCCCGCTGTTTCACCAGCAGATAAAATCGGGTGGGCCGCTGACGGTGACGCATCCGAAAATCACCCGTTATTTCATGACCATCCCCGAGGCGGCGCAACTGGTCATTCAGGCCGGCTCAATGGGGCAGGGCGGCGACGTATTCGTGCTCGACATGGGCGAGCCCGTGCGCATCATCGAGCTGGCCGAAAAGATGGTGCACCTGTCGGGCTTGAGCATTCGCTCCGAACACAACCCACAGGGCGATATCGCCATCGAGTTCACCGGCCTGCGTCCCGGCGAGAAGCTGTACGAGGAGCTGCTGATTGGCAACAACGTGGCAGCGACTCGTCACCCGATGATCATGAGTGCACAGGAAGACTTCCTGTCGTGGGACGTGTTCAAGCAAAGCCTGTCGCAGTTGGTCAAGGCGCTGGACGATGACGACTATGACCGGGTTCGGCAAATTCTCGCCGACACCGTCAGCGGTTATGCGCCCGAGGGCGAAATTGTCGACTGGATTCATCAACAGCGCCGTCGAGAGCCGTGA
- a CDS encoding MraY family glycosyltransferase, whose amino-acid sequence MNYWWVAVAVGVFSFALTHVLRRYALHKSLLDIPNGRSSHTVATPRGGGVAIVVSYLVALVWMLSSGLMARDPFLAMFGAGVLIAALGFLDDHGHIAARWRLLGHFLAAAWALFWLGGLPAIDVFGMTLARGLVVNVLAAFYLVWLLNLYNFMDGIDGIASVEAICVCIGAAIIYALSGFATLMWLPVLLACAVAGFLIWNFPPARIFMGDAGSGFLGIMLGCLSLQGAWISSQFLWVWLILLGVFIVDATVTLIRRLIRGDKVYEAHRSHAYQFASRRFGKHLPVTSAVGVINLCWLLPVAVGVARFGLDGALGVIIAYAPLLVLAFVFKAGALEKS is encoded by the coding sequence ATGAATTATTGGTGGGTCGCGGTCGCTGTTGGGGTGTTTTCATTTGCGCTGACGCATGTGTTGCGACGCTATGCGCTTCACAAGAGTCTGCTAGATATCCCAAACGGCAGGAGCTCGCATACCGTTGCGACGCCCCGCGGCGGCGGGGTGGCCATCGTGGTCAGTTACCTGGTTGCGCTGGTCTGGATGCTTTCTTCAGGGCTGATGGCGCGTGATCCATTCCTCGCCATGTTCGGGGCCGGTGTACTGATTGCGGCATTGGGGTTTCTTGACGATCACGGCCACATCGCTGCGCGCTGGCGCTTGCTGGGGCATTTCCTTGCAGCGGCCTGGGCGTTGTTCTGGCTGGGCGGTCTTCCGGCGATCGATGTGTTCGGCATGACGCTCGCTCGGGGCCTGGTCGTGAACGTGCTGGCGGCCTTCTACCTGGTGTGGCTGCTCAACCTTTACAACTTCATGGACGGTATCGACGGGATCGCCAGTGTGGAGGCGATCTGCGTGTGCATCGGCGCGGCGATCATCTACGCACTGAGCGGTTTTGCCACTTTAATGTGGTTGCCCGTCCTGCTCGCCTGCGCAGTGGCCGGCTTTCTGATCTGGAATTTCCCGCCGGCCAGGATCTTCATGGGGGATGCCGGTAGCGGGTTCCTCGGCATCATGCTCGGTTGTCTGTCGCTGCAGGGTGCGTGGATTTCCTCGCAGTTCTTGTGGGTATGGCTTATTCTCCTCGGGGTTTTCATCGTAGACGCTACAGTAACCCTCATCCGTCGGCTCATTCGGGGCGACAAGGTCTATGAGGCTCACAGAAGTCATGCTTATCAATTCGCCTCGCGACGATTTGGCAAGCACCTTCCGGTGACGTCCGCAGTCGGTGTAATCAATCTCTGCTGGCTGTTGCCGGTCGCGGTGGGTGTCGCCCGGTTCGGGCTCGACGGTGCCCTCGGCGTGATCATTGCTTATGCTCCGTTGCTTGTTCTGGCCTTCGTCTTCAAGGCTGGAGCGCTGGAAAAGAGCTGA
- a CDS encoding UDP-glucose 4-epimerase family protein, with translation MTRKILVTGSSGFLGTALVEHFAGLSDTHTVAVSRKAMAHTDSHVTNAVIATLDADTQWQPVLQGVDTVVHAAARVHVMHDTAADPLSLYREVNALGTLNLARQAASAGVRRFIFISTIKVNGESTGRGQCFHADDTPAPSDPYAVSKYEAEQGLMALAKSSAMEVVIIRPVLVYGPGVKANFLQLMRALRRGVPLPLGGVNNARSLVSLDNLIDLIRVCLDHPAAANEVFLVSDGQDLSTRDLANLLKRHLPASSWLIPVPESLIMLGATLLGRKSAAERVLGSLRVDIGKTRGRLQWQPPVSVEDGLKKTVEHFLVTDRA, from the coding sequence ATGACCAGAAAGATCCTGGTGACGGGCAGTTCCGGATTCCTGGGGACTGCGCTGGTTGAGCACTTTGCAGGTCTGTCGGACACACACACCGTCGCGGTCAGCAGAAAGGCGATGGCCCACACTGACTCCCACGTCACGAATGCAGTGATAGCGACGCTGGATGCCGACACTCAATGGCAGCCGGTGCTGCAGGGCGTTGACACGGTTGTCCACGCGGCGGCGCGAGTGCATGTCATGCATGACACGGCGGCTGACCCTCTTTCGCTGTACCGCGAGGTCAATGCCCTCGGCACGCTTAACCTGGCCAGGCAGGCGGCCAGCGCTGGTGTTCGCCGTTTTATCTTCATCAGCACCATTAAGGTCAACGGTGAGTCGACCGGGCGTGGTCAGTGCTTTCATGCAGACGACACACCCGCGCCAAGCGATCCATACGCGGTCTCCAAGTACGAAGCCGAGCAGGGGCTTATGGCCCTGGCAAAAAGCAGCGCGATGGAAGTCGTGATCATCCGCCCGGTGCTGGTCTACGGACCTGGCGTTAAAGCCAACTTTCTGCAGTTGATGCGCGCTCTGCGCCGCGGCGTGCCACTGCCGCTGGGTGGTGTCAACAATGCTCGCAGTCTCGTGTCTCTTGATAACCTGATCGACCTCATCCGCGTGTGCCTGGATCATCCAGCCGCTGCCAACGAGGTATTTCTGGTCAGTGATGGTCAGGATCTGTCCACACGTGACCTGGCTAATCTGCTCAAGCGACATCTGCCGGCATCGAGTTGGCTCATTCCCGTTCCAGAATCCCTTATCATGCTCGGCGCCACGTTGCTGGGGCGCAAATCCGCGGCTGAACGCGTGTTGGGCTCGCTGCGCGTGGACATCGGCAAAACCCGCGGACGGCTGCAATGGCAGCCGCCCGTGTCGGTAGAGGACGGTCTGAAGAAGACCGTCGAGCATTTTCTGGTTACGGATCGAGCATGA
- a CDS encoding phosphomannomutase/phosphoglucomutase, with translation MSSDFPAIETRCFKAYDIRGQVPNDLDDDIAYRIGRSMVVELGAKNIVVGRDMRLESPALAQALIKGIQEAGADVIDIGLCGTEEVYFATSHYAADGGVMVTASHNPKGYNGMKLVQKSSRPISGDTGLDAIRQRVDAGDFGQAAAQHGSVQSKPDKTAYIEHLLTYVKGAELRPLKILADPGNGAVGPALDAIRAQLPFEWVIINAEPDGNFPNGVPNPLLPENRSITRDALLKHGCDLGLAWDGDFDRCFFFDEQGRFVEGYYLVGLLAEMLLKQHPGSKIIHDPRLTWNTIDQVEQAGGTPVLCKTGHAFIKERMRLEDAVYGGEMSAHHYFRDFAYCDSGMIPWLLVAALMSVSGKKFSQLVDERMAAYPCSGEINYKVDDVKTVIAKILDHYSPSCSNIDKTDGISLEFAEWRFNLRGSNTEPLLRLNVESRRDPGLVEAKVKEIEALLASK, from the coding sequence ATGAGTTCGGACTTTCCTGCTATTGAGACTCGCTGCTTCAAGGCCTACGACATCCGGGGTCAGGTGCCCAATGATCTGGATGACGACATTGCGTACCGCATCGGGCGGTCCATGGTCGTTGAGCTGGGTGCCAAAAATATCGTGGTGGGCCGAGACATGCGTCTCGAAAGCCCGGCGTTGGCTCAGGCCTTGATCAAAGGGATCCAGGAAGCTGGCGCAGATGTCATTGACATCGGCCTGTGTGGGACCGAGGAAGTGTATTTCGCGACAAGCCACTACGCCGCAGACGGCGGTGTGATGGTTACCGCCAGTCATAACCCGAAGGGTTATAACGGCATGAAGCTTGTGCAGAAATCGTCCCGTCCCATCAGCGGTGATACCGGCCTGGATGCCATTCGCCAGCGCGTTGATGCAGGCGATTTCGGTCAGGCTGCAGCTCAGCACGGTAGTGTCCAGTCCAAGCCGGATAAAACCGCTTACATCGAGCACCTGCTGACCTATGTCAAAGGCGCCGAGCTTCGTCCGTTGAAAATTCTCGCCGATCCGGGCAACGGTGCAGTGGGTCCTGCGCTGGACGCTATCCGCGCCCAGCTGCCGTTCGAATGGGTGATCATCAACGCGGAACCGGATGGCAACTTCCCGAACGGCGTACCCAACCCGCTGCTGCCGGAAAATCGCAGCATCACCCGCGACGCGCTGCTCAAGCACGGTTGCGATCTGGGTCTGGCCTGGGACGGTGACTTCGACCGCTGCTTCTTCTTTGACGAACAGGGTCGTTTCGTAGAGGGCTATTACCTGGTTGGCTTGCTGGCCGAGATGCTGCTCAAGCAACATCCGGGTTCGAAGATCATCCACGATCCGCGACTGACCTGGAACACGATTGACCAGGTCGAGCAAGCGGGCGGTACGCCAGTGCTGTGCAAAACCGGTCACGCGTTCATCAAGGAGCGCATGCGCCTGGAAGACGCTGTCTACGGTGGCGAGATGAGTGCACACCATTACTTCCGCGATTTCGCGTACTGCGACAGCGGCATGATCCCTTGGCTGTTGGTCGCTGCGTTGATGTCGGTATCCGGCAAGAAGTTCTCGCAGCTGGTTGACGAGCGCATGGCGGCTTACCCGTGCAGCGGCGAAATCAACTACAAGGTCGACGACGTCAAAACCGTCATCGCCAAGATCCTCGATCATTACTCCCCGTCCTGCTCGAACATCGACAAGACCGACGGCATCAGCCTTGAATTCGCCGAGTGGCGTTTCAACCTGCGCGGTTCGAACACCGAGCCTTTGCTGCGCCTGAACGTCGAAAGCCGTCGTGACCCAGGCCTTGTCGAAGCCAAGGTCAAAGAAATCGAAGCATTGCTCGCCAGCAAGTGA
- a CDS encoding lipopolysaccharide assembly protein LapA domain-containing protein has protein sequence MRNLKRLIFIIIALLIAAAIVVFVLENQQSFALVFFGWNAPELPVAVPVIFALLVGMMIGPLLVSVARLRKKPKASRLP, from the coding sequence ATGCGAAACCTTAAACGCCTGATCTTTATTATCATCGCCCTGTTGATCGCAGCGGCGATTGTCGTATTTGTGCTTGAAAACCAGCAAAGCTTCGCTCTGGTATTTTTCGGCTGGAATGCGCCGGAGTTGCCCGTTGCAGTGCCGGTGATCTTCGCGTTGTTGGTGGGGATGATGATCGGCCCGCTTTTGGTTTCAGTCGCGCGTCTGCGCAAGAAGCCCAAGGCGTCACGTTTACCCTGA
- the ihfB gene encoding integration host factor subunit beta gives MTKSELIERIVTHQGLLSSKDVELAIKTMLEQMSQCLATGDRIEIRGFGSFSLHYRAPRVGRNPKTGQSVSLDGKFVPHFKPGKELRDRVNEEEEHELQ, from the coding sequence ATGACGAAGTCGGAGTTGATCGAACGAATTGTCACCCATCAAGGACTGCTCTCATCCAAAGATGTGGAGTTGGCCATCAAGACCATGCTTGAGCAGATGTCGCAGTGCCTTGCGACGGGCGACCGTATTGAAATACGCGGCTTCGGCAGCTTTTCCCTTCACTATCGCGCACCCCGCGTGGGTCGCAATCCCAAGACAGGACAATCCGTCAGCCTTGACGGCAAGTTCGTCCCGCACTTCAAGCCAGGTAAAGAGCTCCGTGACCGGGTGAACGAAGAAGAGGAGCATGAGCTCCAATAG